A stretch of the Orcinus orca chromosome 1, mOrcOrc1.1, whole genome shotgun sequence genome encodes the following:
- the GMEB1 gene encoding glucocorticoid modulatory element-binding protein 1 isoform X1, translating to MANAEVSVPVGDVVVVPTEGNEGENAEDTKTQVILQLQPVQQGLFIDGHFYNRIYEAGSENNTAVVAVETHTIHKIEEGIDASTIEANEDMEIAYPITCGESKAILLWKKFVCPGINVKCVKFNDQLISPKHFVHLAGKSTLKDWKRAIRLGGIMLRKMMDSGQIDFYQHDKVCSNTCRSTKFDLLISSARAPVPGQQTSVVQTPTSADGSITQIAISEESMEEAGLEWNSALTAAVSMATEEGMKKDSEEISEDTLMFWKGIADVGLMEEVVCNIQKEIEELLRGVQQRLIQAPFQVTDAAVLNNVAHTFGLMDTVKKVLDNRRNQVEQGEEQFLYTLTDLERQLEEQKKQAQDHRLKSQTVQNVVLMPVSTPKPPKRPRLQRPASTTVLSPSPPVQQPQFTVISPITITPVGQSFSMGNIPVATLSQGSSPVTVHALPSGPQLFRYATVVSSAKSSSPDTVTIHPSSSLALLSSTAMQDGSTLGNMTTMVSPVELVAMESGLTSAIQAVESTSEDGQTIIEIDPAPDPEAEDTEGKAVILETELRTEEKVVAEMEEHQHQVHNVEIVVLED from the exons ATGGCTAATGCGGAAGTGAGTGTCCCAGTGGGGGATGTGGTTGTGGTACCCACTGAAGGAAATGAAGGGGAGAACGCTGAAGATACCAAAACCCAAGTGATCTTGCAGTTACAGCCTGTGCAACAAGG TTTGTTTATCGATGGACACTTTTACAACAGGATTTATGAAGCCGGATCCGAGAACAACACGGCAGTTGTGGCAGTAGAAACTCACACGATACACAAAATTGAAGAAGGGATTG atGCAAGCACTATAGAAGCAAATGAGGATATGGAAATTGCTTACCCCATAACTTGTGGGGAGAGCAAAGCCATTCTCCTTTGGAAGAAGTTTGTATGCCCAGGAATAAATGTAAAGTGTGTCAAG TTTAATGATCAGTTGATCAGCCCCAAGCATTTTGTTCATCTGGCTGGCAAGTCCACCCTGAAGGACTGGAAGAGAGCTATTCGTCTGGGTGGAATCATGCTCAG GAAAATGATGGACTCCGGACAGATTGATTTTTACCAACATGACAAGGTTTGCTCCAATACCTGCAGAAGCACCAAATTTGATCTTCTGATCAGCAGTGCAAGAGCTCCAGTGCCAGGACAGCAGACAAGTGTGGTGCAGACACCCACTTCGGCCGATG GTAGCATCACACAGATTGCCATCTCAGAAGAGAGCATGGAAGAGGCAGGGCTGGAATGGAACTCGGCTCTCACTGCTGCTGTCAGCATGGCCACAGAGGAGGGCATGAAGAAAGACTCAGAGGAAATTTCAG AGGACACTTTGATGTTCTGGAAAGGAATAGCTGATGTAGGACTGATGGAAGAGGTTGTCTGCAATATACAGAAGGAAATAGAGGAGCTACTCAGGGGAGTTCAGCAGCGGCTTATCCAGGCTCCCTTCCAGGTCACAG atgCTGCTGTTCTCAACAATGTAGCACATACATTTGGCCTAATGGACACAGTCAAGAAGGTTTTAGACAACAGAAGGAACCAAGTAGAGCAGGGAGAAGAGCAGTTTCTCTATACTCTGACAG ACTTGGAACGCCAGTTGGAAGAGCAGAAGAAGCAAGCTCAGGATCACAGGCTGAAATCCCAGACGGTTCAAAATGTGGTATTGATGCCTGTGAGCACTCCTAAGCCTCCCAAAAGGCCCCGGCTCCAGCGGCCAGCCTCTACCACCGTCCTGAGCCCTTCTCCTCCTGTCCAGCAGCCTCAGTTCACAGTCATCTCACCCATCACCATCACCCCCGTGGGTCAGTCATTTTCCATGGGCAATATTCCAGTGGCCACCCTCAGCCAGGGCTCCAGTCCTGTGACTGTCCACGCACTTCCTTCTGGCCCTCAGCTCTTCCGTTATGCCACAGTGGTCTCATCTGCCAAGAGCAGCTCACCAGACACAGTGACCATCCACCCTTCATCTAGCCTGGCGCTGCTAAGCTCCACCGCCATGCAGGATGGGAGTACCCTGGGCAACATGACCACCATGGTGAGCCCTGTGGAGTTGGTGGCCATGGAGTCTGGCCTGACCTCAGCCATCCAGGCTGTTGAAAGCACCTCAGAGGATGGGCAGACCATCATTGAGATTGACCCAGCCCCAGACCCAGAGGCTGAGGATACTGAGGGCAAAGCAGTCATTTTGGAGACAGAACTGAGGACTGAGGAGAAAGTCGTGGCTGAGATGGAAGAACACCAGCATCAAGTTCACAATGTGGAGATTGTGGTCTTAGAGGATTAA
- the GMEB1 gene encoding glucocorticoid modulatory element-binding protein 1 isoform X2, giving the protein MANAEVSVPVGDVVVVPTEGNEGENAEDTKTQVILQLQPVQQGIYEAGSENNTAVVAVETHTIHKIEEGIDASTIEANEDMEIAYPITCGESKAILLWKKFVCPGINVKCVKFNDQLISPKHFVHLAGKSTLKDWKRAIRLGGIMLRKMMDSGQIDFYQHDKVCSNTCRSTKFDLLISSARAPVPGQQTSVVQTPTSADGSITQIAISEESMEEAGLEWNSALTAAVSMATEEGMKKDSEEISEDTLMFWKGIADVGLMEEVVCNIQKEIEELLRGVQQRLIQAPFQVTDAAVLNNVAHTFGLMDTVKKVLDNRRNQVEQGEEQFLYTLTDLERQLEEQKKQAQDHRLKSQTVQNVVLMPVSTPKPPKRPRLQRPASTTVLSPSPPVQQPQFTVISPITITPVGQSFSMGNIPVATLSQGSSPVTVHALPSGPQLFRYATVVSSAKSSSPDTVTIHPSSSLALLSSTAMQDGSTLGNMTTMVSPVELVAMESGLTSAIQAVESTSEDGQTIIEIDPAPDPEAEDTEGKAVILETELRTEEKVVAEMEEHQHQVHNVEIVVLED; this is encoded by the exons ATGGCTAATGCGGAAGTGAGTGTCCCAGTGGGGGATGTGGTTGTGGTACCCACTGAAGGAAATGAAGGGGAGAACGCTGAAGATACCAAAACCCAAGTGATCTTGCAGTTACAGCCTGTGCAACAAGG GATTTATGAAGCCGGATCCGAGAACAACACGGCAGTTGTGGCAGTAGAAACTCACACGATACACAAAATTGAAGAAGGGATTG atGCAAGCACTATAGAAGCAAATGAGGATATGGAAATTGCTTACCCCATAACTTGTGGGGAGAGCAAAGCCATTCTCCTTTGGAAGAAGTTTGTATGCCCAGGAATAAATGTAAAGTGTGTCAAG TTTAATGATCAGTTGATCAGCCCCAAGCATTTTGTTCATCTGGCTGGCAAGTCCACCCTGAAGGACTGGAAGAGAGCTATTCGTCTGGGTGGAATCATGCTCAG GAAAATGATGGACTCCGGACAGATTGATTTTTACCAACATGACAAGGTTTGCTCCAATACCTGCAGAAGCACCAAATTTGATCTTCTGATCAGCAGTGCAAGAGCTCCAGTGCCAGGACAGCAGACAAGTGTGGTGCAGACACCCACTTCGGCCGATG GTAGCATCACACAGATTGCCATCTCAGAAGAGAGCATGGAAGAGGCAGGGCTGGAATGGAACTCGGCTCTCACTGCTGCTGTCAGCATGGCCACAGAGGAGGGCATGAAGAAAGACTCAGAGGAAATTTCAG AGGACACTTTGATGTTCTGGAAAGGAATAGCTGATGTAGGACTGATGGAAGAGGTTGTCTGCAATATACAGAAGGAAATAGAGGAGCTACTCAGGGGAGTTCAGCAGCGGCTTATCCAGGCTCCCTTCCAGGTCACAG atgCTGCTGTTCTCAACAATGTAGCACATACATTTGGCCTAATGGACACAGTCAAGAAGGTTTTAGACAACAGAAGGAACCAAGTAGAGCAGGGAGAAGAGCAGTTTCTCTATACTCTGACAG ACTTGGAACGCCAGTTGGAAGAGCAGAAGAAGCAAGCTCAGGATCACAGGCTGAAATCCCAGACGGTTCAAAATGTGGTATTGATGCCTGTGAGCACTCCTAAGCCTCCCAAAAGGCCCCGGCTCCAGCGGCCAGCCTCTACCACCGTCCTGAGCCCTTCTCCTCCTGTCCAGCAGCCTCAGTTCACAGTCATCTCACCCATCACCATCACCCCCGTGGGTCAGTCATTTTCCATGGGCAATATTCCAGTGGCCACCCTCAGCCAGGGCTCCAGTCCTGTGACTGTCCACGCACTTCCTTCTGGCCCTCAGCTCTTCCGTTATGCCACAGTGGTCTCATCTGCCAAGAGCAGCTCACCAGACACAGTGACCATCCACCCTTCATCTAGCCTGGCGCTGCTAAGCTCCACCGCCATGCAGGATGGGAGTACCCTGGGCAACATGACCACCATGGTGAGCCCTGTGGAGTTGGTGGCCATGGAGTCTGGCCTGACCTCAGCCATCCAGGCTGTTGAAAGCACCTCAGAGGATGGGCAGACCATCATTGAGATTGACCCAGCCCCAGACCCAGAGGCTGAGGATACTGAGGGCAAAGCAGTCATTTTGGAGACAGAACTGAGGACTGAGGAGAAAGTCGTGGCTGAGATGGAAGAACACCAGCATCAAGTTCACAATGTGGAGATTGTGGTCTTAGAGGATTAA
- the GMEB1 gene encoding glucocorticoid modulatory element-binding protein 1 isoform X3 has translation MANAEVSVPVGDVVVVPTEGNEGENAEDTKTQVILQLQPVQQGLFIDGHFYNRIYEAGSENNTAVVAVETHTIHKIEEGIDASTIEANEDMEIAYPITCGESKAILLWKKFVCPGINVKCVKFNDQLISPKHFVHLAGKSTLKDWKRAIRLGGIMLRKMMDSGQIDFYQHDKVCSNTCRSTKFDLLISSARAPVPGQQTSVVQTPTSADGSITQIAISEESMEEAGLEWNSALTAAVSMATEEGMKKDSEEISEDTLMFWKGIADVGLMEEVVCNIQKEIEELLRGVQQRLIQAPFQVTDLERQLEEQKKQAQDHRLKSQTVQNVVLMPVSTPKPPKRPRLQRPASTTVLSPSPPVQQPQFTVISPITITPVGQSFSMGNIPVATLSQGSSPVTVHALPSGPQLFRYATVVSSAKSSSPDTVTIHPSSSLALLSSTAMQDGSTLGNMTTMVSPVELVAMESGLTSAIQAVESTSEDGQTIIEIDPAPDPEAEDTEGKAVILETELRTEEKVVAEMEEHQHQVHNVEIVVLED, from the exons ATGGCTAATGCGGAAGTGAGTGTCCCAGTGGGGGATGTGGTTGTGGTACCCACTGAAGGAAATGAAGGGGAGAACGCTGAAGATACCAAAACCCAAGTGATCTTGCAGTTACAGCCTGTGCAACAAGG TTTGTTTATCGATGGACACTTTTACAACAGGATTTATGAAGCCGGATCCGAGAACAACACGGCAGTTGTGGCAGTAGAAACTCACACGATACACAAAATTGAAGAAGGGATTG atGCAAGCACTATAGAAGCAAATGAGGATATGGAAATTGCTTACCCCATAACTTGTGGGGAGAGCAAAGCCATTCTCCTTTGGAAGAAGTTTGTATGCCCAGGAATAAATGTAAAGTGTGTCAAG TTTAATGATCAGTTGATCAGCCCCAAGCATTTTGTTCATCTGGCTGGCAAGTCCACCCTGAAGGACTGGAAGAGAGCTATTCGTCTGGGTGGAATCATGCTCAG GAAAATGATGGACTCCGGACAGATTGATTTTTACCAACATGACAAGGTTTGCTCCAATACCTGCAGAAGCACCAAATTTGATCTTCTGATCAGCAGTGCAAGAGCTCCAGTGCCAGGACAGCAGACAAGTGTGGTGCAGACACCCACTTCGGCCGATG GTAGCATCACACAGATTGCCATCTCAGAAGAGAGCATGGAAGAGGCAGGGCTGGAATGGAACTCGGCTCTCACTGCTGCTGTCAGCATGGCCACAGAGGAGGGCATGAAGAAAGACTCAGAGGAAATTTCAG AGGACACTTTGATGTTCTGGAAAGGAATAGCTGATGTAGGACTGATGGAAGAGGTTGTCTGCAATATACAGAAGGAAATAGAGGAGCTACTCAGGGGAGTTCAGCAGCGGCTTATCCAGGCTCCCTTCCAGGTCACAG ACTTGGAACGCCAGTTGGAAGAGCAGAAGAAGCAAGCTCAGGATCACAGGCTGAAATCCCAGACGGTTCAAAATGTGGTATTGATGCCTGTGAGCACTCCTAAGCCTCCCAAAAGGCCCCGGCTCCAGCGGCCAGCCTCTACCACCGTCCTGAGCCCTTCTCCTCCTGTCCAGCAGCCTCAGTTCACAGTCATCTCACCCATCACCATCACCCCCGTGGGTCAGTCATTTTCCATGGGCAATATTCCAGTGGCCACCCTCAGCCAGGGCTCCAGTCCTGTGACTGTCCACGCACTTCCTTCTGGCCCTCAGCTCTTCCGTTATGCCACAGTGGTCTCATCTGCCAAGAGCAGCTCACCAGACACAGTGACCATCCACCCTTCATCTAGCCTGGCGCTGCTAAGCTCCACCGCCATGCAGGATGGGAGTACCCTGGGCAACATGACCACCATGGTGAGCCCTGTGGAGTTGGTGGCCATGGAGTCTGGCCTGACCTCAGCCATCCAGGCTGTTGAAAGCACCTCAGAGGATGGGCAGACCATCATTGAGATTGACCCAGCCCCAGACCCAGAGGCTGAGGATACTGAGGGCAAAGCAGTCATTTTGGAGACAGAACTGAGGACTGAGGAGAAAGTCGTGGCTGAGATGGAAGAACACCAGCATCAAGTTCACAATGTGGAGATTGTGGTCTTAGAGGATTAA